A part of Paenibacillus donghaensis genomic DNA contains:
- a CDS encoding CxxH/CxxC protein has protein sequence MYVVCKEHVELAIEQFVDEYEDAPDIVDLKETVFSDWDPPARCAECEKNAEYLVI, from the coding sequence ATGTATGTAGTGTGCAAAGAACATGTGGAGCTGGCCATTGAGCAATTTGTAGATGAGTACGAGGATGCCCCGGATATTGTCGATCTGAAGGAGACGGTGTTCTCGGATTGGGACCCGCCGGCCCGTTGTGCAGAATGTGAGAAGAATGCGGAATATCTGGTGATCTAG
- a CDS encoding YjzC family protein, which produces MAIGDRYKTGQRSPANAYYAWDGYTDGTSSPSPTSEEQKIKLENTEVFPPINSCDKGAFWKMTSYA; this is translated from the coding sequence ATGGCGATTGGTGATCGTTACAAAACGGGGCAGAGGTCCCCAGCAAATGCTTATTATGCTTGGGATGGATACACAGATGGTACATCTTCACCTAGTCCTACCTCAGAAGAACAGAAAATCAAGCTTGAGAACACTGAAGTATTTCCACCTATAAACTCTTGTGACAAAGGTGCCTTTTGGAAGATGACTTCATACGCATAA
- a CDS encoding recombinase family protein, which yields MLTIADKVRRVAIYVRVSTEEQAEHGYSIDAQLKTLTDYCKLYNHEIYREYVDRGISGKSRDNRFELQQMLQDAKNNLFDTVLVWKFNRLARNAEHLSQIVNILNKSNVAFMSMTEQFDTSTSHGKFMLHIMGAVGQLERDTIVDNVKMGHKQRTRTGKHNGKLSLGYRSVEDIVNGVRSRESKVEIVPEEEVIILKIFERFATGRGFKSIANELNHEGYVTRAGGAFSISGVREILDNPFFVGRIRYGRYENWSEKRRKGLNAKLETFDGIHPAIVSEELWNKVQYLRKKKSVVSLKRFDGEFLLTWLIRCPKCEAPMVANRTQNRKKDGSKVMRLYYSCSNFCNKGSKVCSANSIRKLEAENYVIERLKEVLAKPQILKAIVKNINERKTKRVKPLQQELEHILVKITELEGKRRKYFDMYEMNGLDKTMFSKRLDDIGEELERLHVKKTELAEEMKDDHAEPVSYEVVRSLLNKFDKLLDSSSFDQRKTLMHLVIKQITIKDSKTIDRIDMNFDENTVHHFLNADPSATHAEGSFAVQMKREIQGQCISIAL from the coding sequence ATGTTAACTATTGCAGATAAGGTGCGTCGTGTTGCTATATACGTTCGTGTAAGCACGGAAGAGCAAGCTGAGCATGGCTATTCCATCGATGCACAGCTCAAAACGCTGACAGACTACTGTAAGCTCTACAACCATGAAATCTACCGTGAGTATGTGGATAGAGGCATCAGTGGCAAGAGCAGGGATAATCGTTTTGAGCTGCAGCAGATGCTTCAGGATGCAAAAAATAATTTATTCGATACTGTCCTGGTGTGGAAGTTTAATAGATTGGCGAGAAATGCAGAGCATCTTTCACAAATCGTTAATATTCTGAATAAGAGTAACGTCGCTTTTATGTCCATGACTGAACAGTTCGACACCTCAACGTCACACGGCAAATTCATGTTGCATATCATGGGGGCTGTAGGACAGCTTGAACGTGATACCATAGTTGACAATGTTAAGATGGGTCACAAACAACGTACTAGGACAGGGAAGCACAATGGTAAGCTATCGCTAGGGTATCGAAGTGTAGAGGACATCGTGAATGGCGTTCGGAGTCGGGAATCAAAAGTAGAGATTGTTCCTGAGGAAGAAGTCATTATTCTCAAGATATTTGAACGATTCGCTACCGGACGAGGATTTAAGTCGATTGCGAACGAACTCAACCATGAGGGTTATGTTACCCGAGCTGGTGGAGCCTTCTCCATCAGTGGTGTGAGGGAGATTCTGGACAATCCATTCTTTGTTGGAAGGATACGTTACGGAAGGTATGAAAACTGGAGTGAGAAAAGGCGTAAGGGCCTTAACGCCAAACTGGAGACTTTTGATGGGATTCATCCCGCTATTGTTTCGGAAGAGCTATGGAACAAAGTGCAGTATTTACGTAAGAAAAAATCAGTGGTCTCCCTGAAGCGCTTCGATGGCGAGTTCCTGTTAACCTGGCTCATCCGCTGTCCAAAGTGCGAAGCGCCGATGGTAGCTAATCGGACTCAGAATCGTAAGAAGGACGGCAGTAAGGTCATGCGTCTATACTACTCCTGCAGCAACTTCTGTAACAAGGGGAGCAAGGTATGCAGCGCCAACAGCATTCGGAAGCTGGAGGCAGAGAATTATGTAATCGAACGGCTTAAAGAAGTATTAGCAAAGCCTCAAATTCTCAAGGCTATCGTGAAAAACATCAATGAAAGGAAAACGAAGCGTGTCAAACCCCTCCAGCAGGAGCTTGAGCATATTCTGGTTAAGATAACAGAGCTGGAGGGGAAGCGGCGAAAGTATTTTGACATGTACGAAATGAACGGTTTAGATAAGACGATGTTCTCCAAACGGCTTGATGATATTGGTGAAGAACTTGAACGATTACATGTCAAAAAGACAGAGCTGGCTGAGGAAATGAAAGACGACCATGCGGAGCCCGTCTCCTACGAAGTTGTCCGCTCTCTTCTGAACAAGTTCGATAAGCTGCTGGACTCGTCATCCTTTGACCAACGAAAGACCTTAATGCATTTGGTCATCAAGCAAATTACAATCAAGGATTCAAAAACCATCGACCGAATCGATATGAACTTCGATGAGAATACGGTACACCATTTTTTAAACGCTGACCCTTCTGCGACCCATGCAGAGGGGTCTTTTGCTGTCCAGATGAAGCGAGAGATCCAGGGCCAGTGTATTTCGATTGCCTTATAG
- a CDS encoding competence protein CoiA family protein: MSIKLAVALEDNKVFRHISERIDHSKSYTCPICSAVVQSKKGQERQHHFAHAPGSNCSANEETILHFNAKHYLAYCIKNKIDIVFNTPLEVIPPKLKNIFSSLGMKEYPLSLISLASFYKSRGTRVEKGIGPYIADVIMLLHEKNIMKDASETGFVFEIFVTHEMEQEKQKWFIDHNVNFLELVPKSVDDNTFVFLVQRLCIPDYFSDLQTKFIQSSTDTFHREISEIVSKNIQIEEVQKVEKALKLKAWDWVVDHILYKDDLRAWVPDEIQDEMKSITVKPLWDHEIRKVKMFGANYKKVREHRMVFALDDSNREFLILNEKILLAELLKVLSVAYPAEMIIGKSLQGKEGVIGFRQKPSRTRTSKYK; the protein is encoded by the coding sequence ATGTCGATCAAACTTGCAGTAGCTCTGGAAGACAATAAAGTATTTAGGCATATAAGTGAACGAATAGACCACTCAAAATCATATACTTGTCCTATTTGTTCGGCAGTAGTCCAAAGTAAAAAAGGACAAGAGCGTCAGCATCACTTTGCTCATGCTCCAGGCTCTAATTGCTCAGCAAACGAGGAAACTATCCTCCACTTTAATGCAAAACACTACCTTGCTTATTGTATAAAAAATAAAATTGATATTGTATTTAATACACCACTAGAAGTCATTCCACCTAAACTAAAAAACATTTTTTCCAGCCTCGGTATGAAGGAATATCCGTTGTCTCTTATCTCCCTTGCTTCATTTTATAAAAGTCGTGGGACAAGAGTTGAAAAAGGAATTGGACCTTATATTGCTGATGTCATTATGCTTCTGCATGAGAAAAATATAATGAAAGATGCATCAGAGACCGGCTTCGTTTTCGAGATTTTTGTAACTCATGAAATGGAACAGGAAAAGCAGAAATGGTTCATTGATCATAATGTCAATTTCCTTGAACTTGTACCTAAATCAGTTGACGACAATACCTTTGTATTTCTAGTTCAACGGTTATGTATTCCTGATTATTTCTCAGACCTTCAAACGAAATTCATACAATCGAGTACAGATACTTTCCACCGTGAAATAAGCGAAATTGTTAGTAAGAATATTCAAATAGAAGAAGTTCAAAAAGTTGAAAAAGCTCTAAAGCTTAAAGCGTGGGATTGGGTAGTTGACCATATTCTTTACAAGGATGATTTACGTGCATGGGTACCTGATGAAATACAAGATGAAATGAAAAGTATAACTGTTAAGCCCCTCTGGGATCATGAAATAAGAAAAGTTAAGATGTTTGGAGCCAATTATAAAAAGGTCAGGGAGCATAGAATGGTCTTTGCATTGGATGATTCAAATCGAGAATTTCTTATTTTAAATGAAAAGATCCTTCTTGCCGAATTGCTAAAGGTATTATCGGTTGCATACCCCGCTGAAATGATTATTGGTAAGTCTCTACAAGGAAAAGAAGGGGTCATTGGATTCCGTCAGAAACCGAGTAGAACGAGGACCAGTAAATACAAATGA
- a CDS encoding reverse transcriptase domain-containing protein, whose product MIQSNRLRLQTLTCSAKIDASRFRTKRYTHFDNKISINRVINDITNPCWVTKHGFYPFIHFKIEFFKYNKEKKERKSKTRDIYYASHIDSYIYKYYGDKLNEKYNDIVKKLAINEVATAYRNNLSGKSNIHFAKEVIDFIKSQKNAFIYVADFTKFFDELDHKYLKNQMQVVLEEDKLPDDYYSVFKNITKFSWAEKEKIEAVLKKKYRNKDKKKKLTRYFDEKDFRKFRSSDKENIKFNKNEYGIPQGAGLSSVCSNIYLLDFDKSINEYVKATNGLYRRYCDDLIIVIPFDGEMEKYDYNMHMEFVEDIKKQTPRLIIQQEKTKKFIYSDNQIFDEDFNRGTLDYLGFTFDGHNVKIREKSIFKFYSRAYRKIRLCNWKADEHERKKHRKSLYKNYTHLGKTRKEGYGNFISYASRAQKTFDVDAATHNLMETQVENHWRNITKRLNDPSK is encoded by the coding sequence ATGATTCAGAGTAATAGGCTACGATTACAAACCCTTACTTGCTCTGCGAAAATTGATGCAAGTAGATTTCGGACTAAACGATATACTCATTTCGACAATAAAATATCCATTAATAGAGTAATTAATGACATAACTAATCCATGTTGGGTAACAAAACATGGATTTTATCCATTTATCCATTTCAAAATTGAATTCTTTAAATATAATAAGGAAAAAAAGGAAAGAAAATCCAAAACACGAGATATATATTATGCTTCACATATTGATAGTTATATTTACAAATATTATGGAGACAAATTGAATGAAAAATATAATGATATAGTAAAGAAGTTAGCTATAAATGAGGTAGCTACTGCATACAGAAATAATTTGAGTGGAAAGAGTAATATTCACTTTGCTAAAGAAGTAATTGATTTTATTAAAAGTCAAAAAAATGCCTTTATCTATGTTGCTGATTTTACTAAATTCTTTGATGAACTAGACCATAAATATCTAAAAAACCAAATGCAAGTAGTTTTAGAGGAAGATAAATTACCGGATGATTATTATTCTGTATTTAAAAATATTACTAAATTTAGTTGGGCCGAAAAGGAAAAGATAGAAGCTGTCTTGAAAAAGAAATATAGAAATAAAGATAAAAAAAAGAAGTTAACTAGGTATTTTGACGAGAAAGATTTTAGAAAATTTAGAAGCTCAGATAAAGAAAATATTAAGTTTAACAAAAATGAATATGGAATTCCTCAAGGAGCCGGTTTAAGTTCAGTTTGTTCAAACATATACCTTTTAGATTTTGATAAAAGTATTAACGAGTATGTAAAGGCCACGAATGGCTTATATAGAAGATACTGTGATGATTTAATTATTGTGATACCCTTTGATGGGGAAATGGAGAAATATGATTATAATATGCATATGGAATTTGTAGAAGATATAAAAAAACAGACCCCTAGATTAATTATTCAACAGGAGAAAACAAAAAAGTTTATTTATTCGGATAATCAGATTTTTGACGAGGATTTTAATAGAGGAACACTTGATTATTTAGGTTTTACATTCGATGGGCATAATGTGAAAATTAGAGAAAAAAGTATATTTAAGTTTTATAGCAGGGCATATAGAAAAATTAGATTGTGTAATTGGAAAGCAGATGAGCATGAGAGGAAGAAGCATAGAAAAAGTCTTTATAAAAACTATACCCATCTTGGGAAGACAAGAAAAGAAGGATATGGTAACTTTATAAGTTATGCTTCGAGAGCACAAAAAACATTTGATGTTGATGCTGCAACGCACAATCTAATGGAAACTCAGGTTGAAAATCATTGGAGGAACATAACAAAGCGATTAAACGATCCATCAAAATAA
- a CDS encoding NADAR family protein, with protein MRYTLTDLQAACRAGQKFKYLLFWGHTPPSDGSINQSCFSQWWPCRFTADGVEYSCTEQYMMAEKARLFNDSGVLAEIMEAKHPKTMKAQGRVVQGFDNEIWEKHCYDIVKKGNLAKFSQNAELGLYLINTNKRILVEASPVDRVWGIGLSKDHPSAEDTLKWRGKNLLGFALTEVKQLLQMPQAE; from the coding sequence ATGAGATATACGTTAACAGACTTGCAAGCGGCGTGCCGGGCCGGACAGAAGTTCAAGTACCTGCTGTTCTGGGGACACACACCTCCATCGGACGGTAGTATCAATCAGAGCTGCTTCAGCCAGTGGTGGCCGTGCCGGTTCACGGCGGATGGTGTGGAATATAGCTGCACGGAACAGTATATGATGGCAGAGAAAGCCCGGCTGTTCAACGATAGCGGCGTGCTGGCCGAGATTATGGAGGCGAAGCATCCGAAGACGATGAAGGCTCAGGGGCGGGTGGTGCAGGGCTTCGACAACGAAATCTGGGAGAAGCACTGCTATGACATTGTCAAAAAAGGCAATCTGGCTAAATTCTCGCAAAACGCTGAATTGGGCTTATACCTGATCAATACGAATAAACGCATCCTTGTGGAAGCCAGCCCCGTCGACCGAGTCTGGGGAATCGGGTTGTCCAAGGATCATCCCTCTGCTGAGGACACGCTGAAATGGCGGGGCAAGAATCTGCTGGGCTTCGCGCTCACGGAGGTCAAGCAGCTGCTGCAGATGCCGCAAGCGGAATAA
- a CDS encoding TIGR02452 family protein, which translates to MNNKNRKEIAQDTLRYMNEGKYLYQGSWVDFSSAQQTSEDQSETITPEKGLQLLARFRAEAGAAKLRMEMQAERGAGQDEIGSAQNRLEQQAEVEVEQVLIGSESAQSRLESEPADVELSTASIRVAGEATVRTILDLAEAGTKQVGVLNFASAKNEGGGFLNGAMAQEESLAASSGLYATQLRNPDYYKTNRNTPSMMYTHYAIYSPDVVFFRDEHFELLAEPVTASVLTLPAVNYGQVLLKGEDAAQSKQIMQERMELALALFAASGDRHLVLGAYGCGVFRNNPLEVARWWKELLEQEGYGLLFEQIVFAVLDHSKTKETIRAFEDVFGTA; encoded by the coding sequence ATGAATAACAAGAATCGTAAAGAAATTGCTCAGGACACTCTGCGCTATATGAATGAAGGGAAATATCTGTACCAAGGATCATGGGTGGACTTCTCTTCGGCGCAACAGACTTCGGAGGATCAGAGTGAAACGATTACGCCGGAGAAGGGACTTCAGCTATTGGCGCGATTTAGAGCGGAGGCTGGGGCTGCGAAGTTGAGGATGGAAATGCAGGCCGAAAGAGGGGCTGGGCAGGATGAGATAGGGTCAGCCCAGAACAGGCTGGAACAACAAGCTGAGGTAGAGGTTGAGCAGGTTCTAATAGGCTCAGAGTCAGCTCAGTCCAGGCTGGAAAGCGAACCTGCCGATGTGGAATTGTCCACGGCTAGTATTAGAGTAGCGGGGGAAGCGACGGTCAGAACGATCCTGGATCTGGCTGAGGCCGGTACGAAGCAGGTAGGCGTGCTTAATTTCGCCAGTGCGAAGAACGAAGGCGGTGGATTCCTGAACGGGGCGATGGCTCAGGAGGAGAGTCTGGCAGCTTCAAGCGGCTTGTACGCCACCCAGCTGCGCAATCCCGACTACTATAAGACCAACCGGAATACGCCATCTATGATGTATACCCATTATGCGATCTATTCGCCGGATGTGGTGTTCTTCCGTGATGAACATTTTGAGCTGCTGGCTGAGCCGGTGACGGCTTCGGTGCTGACATTGCCAGCTGTGAATTACGGGCAGGTGCTGCTGAAGGGGGAAGACGCAGCGCAGTCGAAGCAGATTATGCAGGAGCGAATGGAGCTGGCCCTGGCCCTCTTCGCCGCCAGCGGCGACCGGCATCTGGTGCTGGGAGCTTACGGCTGCGGCGTCTTCCGCAATAATCCCCTGGAGGTGGCCCGCTGGTGGAAGGAGCTGCTGGAGCAGGAGGGGTATGGCCTGCTTTTTGAACAAATTGTATTCGCGGTACTGGATCATTCCAAGACTAAGGAGACGATTCGTGCATTTGAGGATGTGTTTGGAACTGCGTGA
- the cydC gene encoding thiol reductant ABC exporter subunit CydC: MKREGWFAPYFSAYFWRFLLIILLGALTVFSASSLMYTSGFLISKASIPPENILMIYVPIVGVRTFGTSRAVIHYVERLVGHDTILRILSGMRVRLYSILEPQALFLSSRFKTGDILGMLADDIEYLQNVYLRTVFPSIIALLIYAIAVISLGTFDWAFALLMALYILVLVAVLPLISLLFTQKRQRQVKQERNRLYQKLTDAVLGMGDWVISGRQSQFVETYEADEQAVARTDAALRSWARLRMLIGQAVVGIGVLSLLYWAAGQYADGAIAGTLIAAFVLVVFPVADAFLPVSEAVEKIPQYRNSLERLSGVEAEPALAAGHGPDPLQGSLDPAVLRKMAGLNEAGQEQLHPEVYSTHIQLRSASFRYDKEGDWSIHDLTLDIPQGRKIAIIGRSGAGKSTLLKVIQGVLKPSAGEAVINGIDAAAYGERIPSVIAVLNQSPHLFDTTVANNIRLGDPEASEEAIQQAGRLARVDELISSLPQGYATPVREAGQRFSGGERQRIALARILLQNTPVVILDEPTVGLDPRTERELLATMFDAMAGKSLIWVTHHLVGAEQMDEVIFMENGAVEMRGTHAELMKREPRYRRLYELDRPVELTSIAPKAAPATE, from the coding sequence TTGAAACGTGAAGGGTGGTTTGCTCCTTATTTCTCGGCCTATTTCTGGCGTTTCCTGTTGATTATTCTGCTGGGTGCGCTGACGGTATTCTCGGCTTCCTCGCTGATGTATACCTCAGGATTCCTGATCTCCAAGGCGTCGATTCCGCCGGAGAATATTCTGATGATCTATGTGCCGATTGTCGGTGTGCGTACGTTCGGCACCAGCCGCGCTGTTATCCACTATGTGGAGCGGTTGGTTGGACATGATACGATTCTGCGCATCCTCTCGGGAATGCGTGTCCGCCTGTACAGCATCCTGGAGCCGCAGGCGTTATTCCTGTCTTCGCGCTTTAAGACCGGAGACATTCTGGGCATGCTTGCTGATGATATTGAATATTTGCAAAATGTATATTTGCGCACGGTGTTCCCCAGTATTATCGCGCTGCTGATCTATGCCATTGCCGTGATCTCGCTCGGTACCTTTGATTGGGCCTTTGCCTTACTGATGGCACTATATATTCTCGTGCTGGTCGCTGTGCTGCCGCTAATCTCGCTGCTGTTCACACAGAAGCGCCAGCGCCAGGTGAAGCAAGAGCGCAACCGGCTCTACCAGAAACTGACCGACGCCGTGCTTGGCATGGGGGATTGGGTGATCAGCGGACGGCAGAGCCAGTTCGTGGAAACCTATGAAGCAGATGAGCAAGCGGTGGCCCGTACGGACGCTGCCCTGCGCAGCTGGGCCCGCCTGCGGATGCTGATCGGGCAAGCCGTTGTGGGCATCGGCGTGCTCTCCCTGCTCTACTGGGCAGCAGGGCAATATGCCGACGGTGCGATCGCCGGAACGCTGATTGCCGCGTTCGTGCTGGTCGTGTTCCCGGTAGCGGATGCGTTCCTGCCCGTCTCGGAGGCGGTGGAGAAAATCCCGCAGTACCGCAACTCGCTGGAACGTTTGTCTGGCGTGGAAGCGGAACCTGCCCTGGCCGCCGGGCACGGGCCGGACCCGCTGCAGGGAAGTCTGGACCCGGCTGTCCTGCGCAAAATGGCCGGACTGAACGAGGCAGGACAGGAGCAGCTGCATCCTGAGGTGTACAGCACCCACATTCAGCTGCGCAGTGCCAGCTTCCGCTATGACAAGGAAGGGGATTGGTCGATTCACGATCTGACGCTGGATATCCCGCAGGGCCGCAAGATCGCCATCATCGGCCGCAGCGGCGCGGGCAAGTCGACGCTGCTGAAGGTGATCCAAGGCGTGCTGAAGCCGTCTGCGGGAGAAGCGGTGATCAACGGGATTGATGCCGCCGCCTACGGCGAGCGGATCCCTTCCGTGATCGCGGTCTTGAACCAGAGCCCGCATCTGTTCGATACCACAGTAGCGAACAATATCCGGCTCGGGGACCCGGAGGCATCGGAGGAAGCGATTCAGCAGGCTGGCCGGCTGGCCAGAGTGGATGAGCTGATCTCCTCGCTGCCGCAGGGTTACGCTACGCCGGTGCGCGAAGCCGGCCAGCGGTTCTCGGGCGGGGAGCGCCAGCGGATTGCGCTGGCCCGTATCCTGCTGCAGAATACACCCGTGGTGATTCTGGATGAGCCTACCGTGGGCCTCGACCCGCGCACCGAGCGCGAGCTGCTGGCCACGATGTTTGACGCCATGGCTGGCAAGTCACTGATCTGGGTAACGCATCACCTGGTGGGCGCGGAGCAGATGGACGAAGTCATCTTCATGGAGAACGGTGCTGTGGAGATGCGCGGTACTCATGCGGAGCTGATGAAGCGGGAGCCGCGCTACCGGCGGCTGTATGAGCTGGATCGGCCGGTGGAGCTGACAAGCATAGCTCCGAAGGCAGCCCCGGCGACCGAATAA